One region of Pogoniulus pusillus isolate bPogPus1 chromosome 19, bPogPus1.pri, whole genome shotgun sequence genomic DNA includes:
- the GPR50 gene encoding melatonin-related receptor isoform X3, translated as MKLNKGNIFVVSLSVADLVVAVYPYPLILSAIFHNGWTMGNIHCQISGFLMGLSVIGSIFNITAIAINRYCYICHSLRYDKLFNLKNTCCYLCLTWILTVVAIVPNFFVGSLQYDPRIYSCTFAQTVSTSYTITVVVVHFIVPLSIVTFCYLRIWILVIQVKHRVRQDCKQKLRAADIRNFLTMFVVFVLFAVCWGPLNFIGLAVSINPSKVQPHIPEWLFVLSYFMAYFNSCLNAVIYGLLNQNFRKEYKRILLTLRTPRLLFIDVSKGGTEGMKSKPSPAVTNNNNHAEIHL; from the coding sequence GCAACATCTTTGTCGTCAGCTTGTCTGTAGCAGACCTTGTAGTTGCAGTTTATCCATACCCTCTGATCTTGAGTGCTATTTTCCATAATGGATGGACCATGGGAAATATTCACTGCCAGATAAGTGGGTTCCTGATGGGCTTAAGCGTCATTGGGTCCATTTTCAACATCACGGCAATCGCAATCAACCGCTACTGCTACATCTGCCACAGCCTTCGGTACGACAAGCTCTTCAACCTGAAGAACACCTGCTGCTATCTGTGCCTGACCTGGATACTCACCGTGGTGGCAATTGTGCCAAACTTCTTTGTTGGGTCCCTGCAGTACGACCCGCGGATTTACTCCTGCACCTTTGCCCAGACGGTGAGTACGTCATACACCATCACGGTGGTGGTGGTGCACTTCATCGTGCCCCTGTCCATCGTGACGTTTTGCTACCTGAGGATCTGGATCTTGGTGATTCAGGTCAAACACCGGGTGAGACAGGACTGCAAGCagaagctcagagcagctgacaTCCGGAATTTCTTGACTATGTTTGTGGTTTTTGTCCTTTTCGCTGTGTGCTGGGGACCATTAAACTTTATTGGCCTTGCTGTTTCAATTAATCCTTCAAAAGTGCAGCCACACATTCCAGAGTGGCTTTTTGTCCTGAGCTACTTTATGGCCTATTTTAACAGCTGCCTCAACGCTGTGATCTATGGGCTTCTTAACCAGAACTTCCGGAAGGAGTACAAAAGGATACTGCTGACACTCCGGACTCCCAGGCTGCTGTTCATCGACGTGTCCAAGGGTGGGACAGAAGGGATGAAAAGCAAGCCCTCTCCAGCTgtaacaaacaacaacaaccacgcTGAAATACACTTATGA